One genomic segment of Cherax quadricarinatus isolate ZL_2023a chromosome 73, ASM3850222v1, whole genome shotgun sequence includes these proteins:
- the LOC128701181 gene encoding uncharacterized protein: MALVTTTIITIGTLGAGLAVTLAGALGLGIAGLTLAGISAKNQKNRVSYRGRSGAVRNAPATVPSSTPRATPTRAPPTIPIPRGPAPGGTGPIPGRPGGGNALGRRGKRSIHEESAALENVMEEIRAQDVSGCGRRLVCELAATDLRRLTVQELSILNLVGPSVLPGKYLSSGAASGEYRAARGVGEAGLDCGQIFTTCPLSGSQLRIAVLALLP; this comes from the exons ATGGCACTAGTAACAACTACCATCATTACAATAGGCACTCTCGGGGCAGGTCTGGCAGTCACTCTGGCTGGGGCTCTCGGTCTTGGTATCGCCGGACTTACCTTGGCTGGAATCTCTGCGAAGAACCAGAAGAATCGTGTTAGTTACCGTGGCCGTTCAGGAGCAGTTCGGAACGCCCCAGCGACTGTTCCTTCTAGCACACCTCGAGCCACGCCTACGAGGGCCCCTCCTACGATCCCAATCCCCCGGGGCCCTGCCCCTGGTGGAACGGGCCCCATTCCAGGACGCCCCGGGGGCGGCAATGCTCTTGGGAGACGTGGGAAGCGCTCGATTCACGAAGAATCGGCAGCCCTGGAGAACGTGATGGAGGAGATCCGAGCGCAGGACGTGTCGGGGTGCGGAAGGAGATTGGTATGCGAGCTAGCGGCTACCGACCTACGGAGACTCACTGTCCAGGAGCTCTCAATTCTCAACCTGGTCGG ACCATCTGTACTGCCGGGAAAATACCTGTCCTCTGGAGCCGCCTCTGGGGAGTATAGGGCAGCGAGGGGAGTGGGTGAAGCTGGCCTAGACTGTGGCCAAATCTTCACTACTTGTCCCCTGAGTGGGTCCCAACTGAGGATTGCAGTCTTGGCCCTTTTACCTTAA